Proteins from one Phaenicophaeus curvirostris isolate KB17595 chromosome 18, BPBGC_Pcur_1.0, whole genome shotgun sequence genomic window:
- the STMN3 gene encoding stathmin-3, which translates to MASTVSAYKEKMKELSLLSLICSCFHTQPHPNTIYQYGDMEVKQLDKRASGQSFEVILKSPSDLSPESPILSSPPKKKDLSLEELQRRLEAAEERRKTQEAQVLKQLAEKREHEREVLHKALEENNNFSRLAEEKLNYKMELSREIREAHLAALRERLREKELHAAEVRRNKEQREEISG; encoded by the exons CCTacaaggagaaaatgaaggagcTGTCTCTGCTCTCCCTCATCTGCTCTTGTTTCCACACCCAGCCCCATCCCAATACCATCTACCAGTATGGAG ATATGGAGGTGAAGCAGCTGGATAAGAGGGCATCAGGCCAGAGCTTTGAAGTGATTCTGAAGTCCCCTTCAGACTTATCTCCCGAGAGCCCAatcctttcctctccccccaAGAAGAAGGACCtgtccctggaggagctgcagaggaggctggaggctgcagaagagaggaggaag ACCCAGGAGGCGCAGGTGCTGAAGCAGCTGGCGGAGAAGCGGGAACATGAGCGGGAGGTGCTGCACAAGGCACTGGAGGAGAACAATAACTTCAGCCGCCTGgctgaggagaagctcaacTACAAGATGGAGCTGAGCAGGGAGATCCGCGAAGCACACCTCGCCGCCTTGAGGGAGCGGCTCCGTGAGAAG GAACTGCATGCAGCTGAAGTTCGCAGGAACAAGGAACAGCGGGAGGAGATCTCTGGATAG
- the GMEB2 gene encoding glucocorticoid modulatory element-binding protein 2 isoform X2, whose product MAEDEDSLEAEIVYPITCGDSKANLIWRKFVCPGINVKCVQFDDHLISPKEFVHLAGKSTLKDWKRAIRMNGIMLRKIMDSGELDFYQHTKVCSNTCRSTKIDLTGARVSLTSQTSTEYIPLTPASADVNGSPATITIETCEDASDWSTSIGDDTFAFWRSLKDTGLLDEVIQEFHQELVETMKGLQQRAQDPPLQLGDAVLLNNVVQNFGMLDLVKKVLASHKCQMDRSREQYTRDLAALEQQCDEHRKRAKELKHKSQHLNNVLMTLTPVSIPTPLKRPRLTRATSGPAAITSQVLSQPAQLAVTPGVPVSQLTTLPLGKVVSTLPPSVLGKSPSQPPAASSPASPLLGGYTVLASAGSTFPGTVEIHPDASNLTVLSTAAVQDGSTVVKVVSPFQLLTLPGLGTAIQNVTQMAPGGSTVVTVPSGATEATGDEHAAAAIEVTAVADEVEQK is encoded by the exons ATGGCTGAAGACGAGGACAGTTTGGAGGCAGAGATTGTCTACCCCATCACCTGTGGAGACAGCAAAGCCAACCTCATCTGGAGAAAGTTTGTGTGCCCCGGGATCAACGTGAAATGTGTGCAG TTTGACGATCACCTAATTAGCCCCAAGGAGTTTGTCCATTTGGCGGGCAAGTCGACCCTGAAGGATTGGAAGCGGGCGATCCGGATGAACGGGATCATGCTTCG GAAGATCATGGACTCGGGAGAGCTGGATTTCTACCAGCACACCAAGGTCTGTTCCAACACCTGCCGAAGCACCAAGATTGACCTGACTGGAGCCAGAGTGTCCCTGACCAGCCAGACATCCACGGAGTACATCCCTCTCACTCCTGCTTCTGCGGATG TGAACGGATCCCCAGCGACGATTACCATAGAAACGTGTGAGGATGCCAGCGACTGGAGCACCAGCATCGGAG aTGACACCTTTGCTTTCTGGCGAAGCCTGAAGGACACAGGTCTCCTGGACGAAGTCATCCAGGAGTTTCACCAGGAGCTAGTGGAGACCATGAAGGGCTTGCAGCAGCGAGCGCAGGATCCCCCGCTGCAGCTCGGGG atgCTGTTTTACTCAACAACGTAGTCCAGAACTTTGGAATGCTGGATCTAGTCAAGAAGGTCCTGGCCAGCCACAAATGTCAGATGGATCGCTCGAGGGAGCAGTACACGCGAGATTTGGCAG ctctggagcagcagtGTGACGAGCACCGCAAGCGAGCAAAGGAGCTGAAGCACAAATCACAGCATCTCAACAACGTCCTGATGACCCTCACGCCCGTCTCCATCCCCACACCTTTGAAACGTCCCCGGCTGACCAGAGCCACCTCCGGACCAGCTGCCATCACCTCCCAAGTCCTGTCCCAGCCGGCACAGCTCGCTGTCACCCCCGGCGTGCCCGTCTCCCAGCTCACCACCCTCCCTCTCGGCAAAGTGGTCTCAACCCTCCCaccctcagtgctggggaagagcCCGTCCCAGCCTCCCGCCGCCAGCTCCCCGGCCTCCCCGCTGCTGGGAGGCTACACGGTACTGGCTTCCGCCGGCTCCACCTTCCCCGGGACGGTGGAGATCCACCCGGACGCTTCCAACCTGACGGTGCTGAGCACGGCCGCCGTCCAGGACGGCAGCACGGTGGTGAAGGTGGTGAGCCCCTTCCAGCTGCTGACGCTGCCGGGACTTGGCACAGCCATCCAGAACGTGACACAAATGGCTCCTGGCGGGAGCACGGTCGTGACCGTCCCGTCCGGTGCCACCGAAGCCACCGGGGATGAGCATGCTGCCGCCGCCATCGAGGTGACTGCAGTGGCCGACGAGGTGGAGCAGAAGTGA
- the GMEB2 gene encoding glucocorticoid modulatory element-binding protein 2 isoform X1 — protein sequence MATPDVSVHMEEVVVVTTPDGAVDGGGMEEVKTVLVTTNLSQHGGDINEDTLETENAAAAAAAAFTASTHLKEAVLVKMAEDEDSLEAEIVYPITCGDSKANLIWRKFVCPGINVKCVQFDDHLISPKEFVHLAGKSTLKDWKRAIRMNGIMLRKIMDSGELDFYQHTKVCSNTCRSTKIDLTGARVSLTSQTSTEYIPLTPASADVNGSPATITIETCEDASDWSTSIGDDTFAFWRSLKDTGLLDEVIQEFHQELVETMKGLQQRAQDPPLQLGDAVLLNNVVQNFGMLDLVKKVLASHKCQMDRSREQYTRDLAALEQQCDEHRKRAKELKHKSQHLNNVLMTLTPVSIPTPLKRPRLTRATSGPAAITSQVLSQPAQLAVTPGVPVSQLTTLPLGKVVSTLPPSVLGKSPSQPPAASSPASPLLGGYTVLASAGSTFPGTVEIHPDASNLTVLSTAAVQDGSTVVKVVSPFQLLTLPGLGTAIQNVTQMAPGGSTVVTVPSGATEATGDEHAAAAIEVTAVADEVEQK from the exons ATGGCGACTCCGGACGTCAGCGTTCACatggaggaggtggtggtggtgacaACGCCCGACGGCGCGGTGGATGGAGGCGgcatggaggaggtgaagaCGGTGCTGGTCACCACCAACCTGTCCCAGCATGG TGGGGACATAAACGAAGACACGCTGGAGACTGAAAATGCAGCTGCTGCGGCTGCCGCCGCCTTTACAGCCTCCACACATCTGAAGGAAGCGGTTCTAG TGAAGATGGCTGAAGACGAGGACAGTTTGGAGGCAGAGATTGTCTACCCCATCACCTGTGGAGACAGCAAAGCCAACCTCATCTGGAGAAAGTTTGTGTGCCCCGGGATCAACGTGAAATGTGTGCAG TTTGACGATCACCTAATTAGCCCCAAGGAGTTTGTCCATTTGGCGGGCAAGTCGACCCTGAAGGATTGGAAGCGGGCGATCCGGATGAACGGGATCATGCTTCG GAAGATCATGGACTCGGGAGAGCTGGATTTCTACCAGCACACCAAGGTCTGTTCCAACACCTGCCGAAGCACCAAGATTGACCTGACTGGAGCCAGAGTGTCCCTGACCAGCCAGACATCCACGGAGTACATCCCTCTCACTCCTGCTTCTGCGGATG TGAACGGATCCCCAGCGACGATTACCATAGAAACGTGTGAGGATGCCAGCGACTGGAGCACCAGCATCGGAG aTGACACCTTTGCTTTCTGGCGAAGCCTGAAGGACACAGGTCTCCTGGACGAAGTCATCCAGGAGTTTCACCAGGAGCTAGTGGAGACCATGAAGGGCTTGCAGCAGCGAGCGCAGGATCCCCCGCTGCAGCTCGGGG atgCTGTTTTACTCAACAACGTAGTCCAGAACTTTGGAATGCTGGATCTAGTCAAGAAGGTCCTGGCCAGCCACAAATGTCAGATGGATCGCTCGAGGGAGCAGTACACGCGAGATTTGGCAG ctctggagcagcagtGTGACGAGCACCGCAAGCGAGCAAAGGAGCTGAAGCACAAATCACAGCATCTCAACAACGTCCTGATGACCCTCACGCCCGTCTCCATCCCCACACCTTTGAAACGTCCCCGGCTGACCAGAGCCACCTCCGGACCAGCTGCCATCACCTCCCAAGTCCTGTCCCAGCCGGCACAGCTCGCTGTCACCCCCGGCGTGCCCGTCTCCCAGCTCACCACCCTCCCTCTCGGCAAAGTGGTCTCAACCCTCCCaccctcagtgctggggaagagcCCGTCCCAGCCTCCCGCCGCCAGCTCCCCGGCCTCCCCGCTGCTGGGAGGCTACACGGTACTGGCTTCCGCCGGCTCCACCTTCCCCGGGACGGTGGAGATCCACCCGGACGCTTCCAACCTGACGGTGCTGAGCACGGCCGCCGTCCAGGACGGCAGCACGGTGGTGAAGGTGGTGAGCCCCTTCCAGCTGCTGACGCTGCCGGGACTTGGCACAGCCATCCAGAACGTGACACAAATGGCTCCTGGCGGGAGCACGGTCGTGACCGTCCCGTCCGGTGCCACCGAAGCCACCGGGGATGAGCATGCTGCCGCCGCCATCGAGGTGACTGCAGTGGCCGACGAGGTGGAGCAGAAGTGA